The genomic stretch CTTCAATAGAAATATAGGCTTGTATGTTCTAACGCTACTCCTAACCTTACGGATTCCCTTGAATAAAGGGTAGATGGGAAAGCTCGCTCGCTAAAGCACCCATAGGGCACTAGTTACGTTGTGCAACTAAAGTTGCAAGTCGTGCTATGTCGTAGCTTATAGAATCATATAAGCTAGTGATATAAAGTATGGGTTCGTATATTCCAAAAGTAGCGACAAATAAAAAACGAACAGCCACTCGCTATTCGCACATTAAAAATACTTCATTGATTTGATTGAATATTTTGTAACAACTCTTTTGCTTCTTTAAACTGGGGGTTAATTTCTATAGCCTTTTTTAGATAAGGAATCGCTTCTCTTTCTTTATGTTGTAAGAGTAAAATTCGCGCAATATTAAAATGAGCTTGGTAGATGTTCGGATCAAATTGAATGGCCTTTTGATAATGTTCTTTTGCCGTATTTAAATTGCCCAATTGATCTAGAGTATATGCGTAATAAAAATGATAATTTGCATCTTTTGGTTCTACTTCCACCAAATGTTGAAAAATTTTCAAAGCCTTTTGATCGTCATCTTGTTTTAAGGCATCCTCTCCCACAATGACTAATGCTTGGCTCCCTTTCACTTCTCTGTTCTGAATTGCCCACCAAGTAGAGGAAAATACTAAAACGAGAAACAATATCGCAATGACTGCCATTCCGTAGCGTTTTCTTTTTTGTTGTGGTAAACCAACAAATGCTGAGACAAAAAATCCACCAATAAGTCCTCCAATATGCGCATAGTTGTCAATATTCGCAACAGCTAAACCAAAAATGAGATTGATCGCAATAACGGCCAAGATATCCTTGCCCATTGT from Tepidibacillus fermentans encodes the following:
- a CDS encoding rhomboid family protein codes for the protein MLKDNMDHSDYTELVTEIEEIENRKRREIQRIFQHGKPYFTYILIGINALIYLLMEIKGGSTDPRILLQFGAKESYLITQGEYWRLIAPIFLHIGFIHFALNSTALHYLGQITERIYGSFRFFIIYLMAGIIGNIISFLFSPNTIGAGASGAIFGLFGALLYFGYVYPSLFFRTMGKDILAVIAINLIFGLAVANIDNYAHIGGLIGGFFVSAFVGLPQQKRKRYGMAVIAILFLVLVFSSTWWAIQNREVKGSQALVIVGEDALKQDDDQKALKIFQHLVEVEPKDANYHFYYAYTLDQLGNLNTAKEHYQKAIQFDPNIYQAHFNIARILLLQHKEREAIPYLKKAIEINPQFKEAKELLQNIQSNQ